TTTAGATTATCCCAATGTAGCTTTTTTCGAAGCTCTCAGCACATTTCCGCTTTCAGGTTTTGTTAATTGGAGTTAATCAGAGCGTCAAGAAAATAATGGATTGTGTTTTAATCTGGAACTGGAAAAGTTGACAATGGCTTGGTTCATTGTATCTTTATGCTGAATATTTTCTTAATAAAGGCAATGGAGTTCTGCCTTTAACTACTGTCCCGACCGGGGCAGTTGATGACTCCTGGTAAAAAATATAATCCTCAAAGAAAGGCTTTTAGCGTTAAGGGGACTTTTTATATCTTCTACGGAGGGAAGAAAGGATGGACAGCACTTATGTTGCCTTAATTATGGGAGTTCTCATACTTGTTGCAAGCTTTATTTCTGTTGAAGCTGCCATATCGGTGGCGATCATTGAAATTGCGATGGGTGTTATAGGGGGAAATTTTCTCGGTCTTCAGTCTACGCCCTGGATCGATTTTCTCGCGGGTTTTGGAGGGATTCTTCTCACGTTCCTGGCCGGAGCAGAAACAGACCCACAGCTCATGAGAGAAAAATTCAAAGAGAGCTTTCTTATCGGCGGGATTTCATTCCTTGCACCGTTTCTTTTCGCTTTTGCATACTGCTACTGGGTAGCGGGGTGGAGTATGAAAGCTTCCCAGATTGCGGGGGCCGCTCTTTCTACTACATCGCTTGCAGTCGTTTATGCGGTTCTGGTCGAAACGGGGCTTACCGAAACAAGGATTGGGAAAATAATTATGGCATCCTGTTTTGTCACGGACTTTGGCACGGCCCTGGCGCTGAGTCTGCTCTTTGCCGAAGGAAACCCGCTTATTCTGGTGTTTGTTTTCGGCTCTGCCGTGATAATTTTCCTGTCGTCGAAGGTTATGTATCCGATTCTGAAGAGGTATGGGAACCGTGTGATTGAGCCTGAAATAAAGTTCTTATTCTTCCTTCTCTTTTTATTAATGTATCTTGGTAAAATCGGGGCAAGCCATGCGGTCCTTCCCGTGTTTATCCTGGGGCTTGTGCTTTCTAATGCACTTCGGTCGAATAGAGATCTTCAAAGAAAGCTGAGAGTAATTGCTTTTGCAATGATAACTCCATTTTTCTTCATAAAAGGTGGTATGAACGTTTCTCTTAATGAGGTGTATGCCAACTTTGGAATCCTTCTGGTGTTATTCGGACTTAAAATGGGGGCAAAGGTCATTGGAGTATATCCACTTGCAAAGAAATATATTCCAAAGAGCGCTACTTACGCTACGCTTCTTATGAGTACTGGACTTACCTTTGGCACTATTTCCTCCCTGTACGGACTCTCAGCAGGATTTATTAATATCAGTCAATTTTCGGTGCTGGTCACAGTCGTGATACTAACGGCTATAGTGCCCACATTTATTGCCCAACGCTGGTTCCAGCCTGACTTGAGTGAAGAATTAGAATTAAGTAACAGAACCGTTAAAGAGCTTCCGGCGCTCAGCCTGAATGATCAAGAGGAGGGAGAAAATGTTTAAGTTTAATAAAATCCTTGTTGCAAATGATGGCTCGGAAGGTGCTAAAAAGGCCCTGAAGGTCGCGGTGGAAATTGCCAAACGCTTTGACGCAGAGCTTCATTCAATATCTGTACAGGAAGACCTGCCTCACTTTGCTGCAACAGTGGGAGAAGTTGTAGAAGCGAAGTACGAAAGCAATGCCTACTTTGACAAGGTAAATCAAGAAGCTATAGAATTGGCCGCGAAAGAAGGCGTCACCATCCATACAAAGGTCGTGGCGGGACATGAGGTAGAGAAAATAGTTAGTTATGTTAAAGAAGGGGGATTTGACCTTCTTGTAATAGGGTTTATGGGACATTCAAGGGTATTCGGAAGAATCTGGGGAAGCACATCACAGACTCTTACACGTCTTGCCCCATGTACGGTTATGGTGGTTAAATGATCACGCCGCGATTATTGCTCTTTAAAGAATCACTTGTGCCAATTCCGGATAATAAAAAGCAGAGGAACGGATGCGAGTTGCATCACAACCGAGAATATAATCAGGGAAGGAATGGATTTATCATAGAGGACACCCATTAATACACTTCCTAAGAACCAAGACACTCCATAGCCTGTATTAAAAATTCCGTAAGCAGAACCGCGCTTGTCAATAGAAACCATCCCTGCAACAGCGGCCCTCATTATAGATTCCTGTGCCCCCATACCTACACCCCAAAGTGCCATTCCTAAGAGAGCGAAATCAAAGCCTCCTAGGAATACCAAAGGGGCAAAAAGCGACGATAAAAGAGAAACTAGAATGAGTATCGA
The window above is part of the Thermodesulfobacteriota bacterium genome. Proteins encoded here:
- a CDS encoding cation:proton antiporter; amino-acid sequence: MDSTYVALIMGVLILVASFISVEAAISVAIIEIAMGVIGGNFLGLQSTPWIDFLAGFGGILLTFLAGAETDPQLMREKFKESFLIGGISFLAPFLFAFAYCYWVAGWSMKASQIAGAALSTTSLAVVYAVLVETGLTETRIGKIIMASCFVTDFGTALALSLLFAEGNPLILVFVFGSAVIIFLSSKVMYPILKRYGNRVIEPEIKFLFFLLFLLMYLGKIGASHAVLPVFILGLVLSNALRSNRDLQRKLRVIAFAMITPFFFIKGGMNVSLNEVYANFGILLVLFGLKMGAKVIGVYPLAKKYIPKSATYATLLMSTGLTFGTISSLYGLSAGFINISQFSVLVTVVILTAIVPTFIAQRWFQPDLSEELELSNRTVKELPALSLNDQEEGENV
- a CDS encoding universal stress protein, which gives rise to MFKFNKILVANDGSEGAKKALKVAVEIAKRFDAELHSISVQEDLPHFAATVGEVVEAKYESNAYFDKVNQEAIELAAKEGVTIHTKVVAGHEVEKIVSYVKEGGFDLLVIGFMGHSRVFGRIWGSTSQTLTRLAPCTVMVVK